The proteins below come from a single Streptomyces tubercidicus genomic window:
- a CDS encoding cyclic nucleotide-binding domain-containing protein, giving the protein MTTINNLFDELPPDRRRQLTDIAVEVSLPRATRLFEEGRRADRFWIILNGQVALDQHVPGRRAAVVETLGRGELLGWAWLFPPYLWHLGAETVSRVDAVEFDARVIRELCESDPVLGRAMYRYVAKTVADRLHGTRTRLLDLYGPQSSSGLDP; this is encoded by the coding sequence ATGACCACGATCAACAATCTGTTCGACGAGTTGCCGCCCGACCGGCGCCGGCAGCTGACCGACATCGCCGTCGAGGTGTCGCTGCCGCGCGCCACCCGGCTCTTCGAGGAGGGCCGGCGGGCGGACCGCTTCTGGATCATCCTCAATGGACAGGTGGCGCTTGACCAGCACGTCCCCGGGCGCCGGGCGGCGGTGGTGGAAACCCTCGGACGGGGCGAACTGCTCGGCTGGGCCTGGCTGTTCCCGCCCTATCTGTGGCACCTGGGAGCGGAGACCGTCAGCCGGGTGGACGCCGTGGAGTTCGACGCCAGGGTGATCCGCGAGCTGTGCGAATCCGACCCCGTCCTCGGCCGGGCGATGTACCGCTATGTGGCCAAGACGGTCGCCGACCGGCTGCACGGCACCCGCACCCGCCTGCTCGATCTGTACGGGCCCCAGAGCAGCAGCGGCCTCGATCCCTGA
- a CDS encoding NHLP bacteriocin export ABC transporter permease/ATPase subunit translates to MSVPPSTVVGPGDTDAVTYALGGLGTPVDCTGLRSVPLEGPHVLWLVTGGSLDLFAVDAAQEGHWHFLGRLEAGTLLLGPVAGPQHTLLGRPSQDCLLRRLPLRELPRYEYGEYGDTGSFPQYGTQDGYGHDAAYGAQAQAPSALEHAFALGTARSLGVLFEAPLDGRPGDDAVADDDILWMPVPPGSVQYGASYSAEAAGDLLVDPELWQQMVNQQYRLLSAVDRWIEQLERAHEDRTAAGIKAGETVRERADQALVASIGRAGRGGATTDRTGDDTTFAVCRTVAEAAGITLTEPPKGGAVNDRITPVERIAVSSRIRTRAVRLQGPWWRTNTGPLVGHRAKSGAPVALLWRRGRYEAVNPVSGLRMRLGKDNAGELEPRAVMFYRPLPERPMSLWRLMLFSLRGTRMDLRNLALSGLVTVGLGALVPLATGKVLGEYVPSADKSLIVQVSLAVMVTSVVSAAFMLMQNLTVLRMEGRIESALQPAVWDRLLRLPTKFFTERSTGELASAAMGISSIRRVLSGLGPVAVQSTTVGAMNLVLLLCFSVPLALAAIAMLLVIGAVFLGMGLWELRWQRRLVKLGNKLNNQAFQTLRGLPKLRVAAAESFAYAAWAREFARSRELQQKAGRIKNLTTVLNAVYLPLCSLALFMLLAGPARGSMSAASFLTFNTSVTMLLTAVTQITGAFISAAAAMPMFEQIKPVLDEKPEVRGASAQPGTLSGGIEAKKLSFRYTEDGPLVLDGVSLRVQPGEFVAVVGPSGCGKSTLLRLLIGFDKPSAGSVLYDGQDLSALDQAAVRRQCGVVLQNAQPLTGSILDCICGAESFTQEEAWAAAEMAGLAEDIKRMPMGLHTMISGGGAISGGQRQRLMIAQALVRRPRILFFDEATSALDNETQRIVIDSTRQLSASRLVIAHRLSTVMDADRVIVMADGRIVEQGAPADLLADTGGHLHDLVRRQLT, encoded by the coding sequence GTGTCCGTACCCCCGTCCACGGTCGTGGGACCGGGCGACACCGATGCCGTGACGTACGCACTGGGCGGCCTCGGCACACCGGTCGACTGCACCGGGCTGCGCAGCGTCCCCCTGGAGGGCCCGCATGTGCTGTGGCTCGTCACAGGCGGCTCGCTGGACCTCTTCGCGGTCGACGCCGCCCAGGAAGGGCACTGGCACTTCCTCGGCCGCCTGGAAGCAGGCACCCTGCTGCTCGGCCCGGTCGCGGGCCCGCAGCACACCCTGCTCGGCCGGCCCTCCCAGGACTGCCTGCTGCGCCGCCTCCCGCTGCGCGAGCTGCCCCGGTACGAGTACGGGGAGTACGGCGACACCGGGTCGTTCCCGCAGTACGGCACGCAGGACGGCTACGGCCACGACGCCGCGTACGGAGCCCAGGCCCAGGCGCCCTCCGCACTGGAGCACGCCTTCGCGCTGGGCACCGCCCGCAGCCTGGGCGTGCTCTTCGAGGCACCGCTCGACGGCCGGCCCGGCGATGACGCGGTGGCCGACGACGACATCCTGTGGATGCCGGTCCCGCCCGGCAGTGTGCAGTACGGCGCCTCCTACAGCGCGGAGGCGGCCGGCGATCTGCTGGTGGACCCCGAGCTGTGGCAGCAGATGGTCAATCAGCAGTACCGGCTGCTGTCCGCCGTCGACCGCTGGATCGAGCAGCTGGAGCGCGCCCACGAGGACCGTACGGCGGCCGGTATCAAGGCGGGCGAAACCGTTCGCGAGCGCGCCGACCAGGCGCTGGTGGCATCCATCGGCCGGGCCGGGCGGGGCGGTGCCACGACGGACCGGACCGGCGATGACACCACCTTCGCGGTCTGCCGCACGGTCGCGGAGGCGGCCGGTATCACGCTCACCGAGCCGCCGAAGGGCGGCGCCGTCAACGACCGGATCACCCCGGTCGAACGGATCGCGGTCAGCTCGCGGATCCGGACCCGGGCGGTCCGGCTCCAGGGACCCTGGTGGCGGACCAACACCGGGCCCCTGGTGGGCCATCGCGCCAAGTCCGGTGCCCCGGTGGCGCTGCTGTGGCGCCGTGGCCGGTACGAGGCGGTCAACCCGGTCTCCGGTCTGCGGATGCGCCTCGGCAAGGACAACGCCGGGGAACTCGAACCGCGCGCCGTCATGTTCTACCGCCCGCTGCCGGAGCGGCCCATGAGCCTGTGGCGGCTGATGCTCTTCAGCCTGCGCGGCACCCGTATGGACCTGCGCAATCTGGCTCTCAGCGGACTGGTGACCGTCGGCCTCGGCGCCCTCGTCCCGCTCGCCACCGGCAAGGTGCTCGGGGAGTACGTACCGAGCGCGGACAAGAGCCTGATCGTGCAGGTCTCCCTGGCCGTCATGGTCACCAGCGTGGTCTCGGCCGCCTTCATGCTGATGCAGAACCTCACCGTCCTGCGGATGGAGGGCCGCATCGAGAGCGCCCTCCAGCCGGCCGTATGGGACCGGCTGCTGCGGCTGCCGACGAAGTTCTTCACCGAACGCTCCACCGGAGAGCTGGCCAGCGCCGCGATGGGCATCAGCAGCATCCGCCGGGTGCTGTCCGGCCTCGGCCCGGTGGCCGTGCAGTCCACCACCGTCGGCGCGATGAATCTGGTGCTGCTGCTCTGCTTCAGCGTGCCGCTGGCGCTGGCCGCGATCGCCATGCTGCTCGTCATCGGCGCGGTGTTCCTCGGCATGGGCCTGTGGGAACTGCGCTGGCAGCGACGGCTGGTCAAGCTCGGCAACAAGCTCAACAACCAGGCGTTCCAGACCCTGCGCGGACTGCCCAAACTGCGGGTTGCCGCGGCCGAGAGCTTCGCCTACGCGGCCTGGGCCCGTGAGTTCGCCCGCTCCCGGGAACTCCAGCAGAAGGCCGGCCGGATCAAGAATCTGACCACCGTTCTGAACGCGGTCTATCTGCCGCTCTGCTCGCTCGCCCTCTTCATGCTGCTGGCCGGGCCGGCCCGCGGCAGCATGTCGGCCGCCTCATTCCTCACCTTCAACACCTCGGTGACCATGCTGCTGACCGCGGTCACCCAGATCACCGGCGCCTTCATCTCGGCGGCCGCCGCGATGCCGATGTTCGAGCAGATCAAGCCGGTACTGGACGAGAAGCCGGAGGTACGCGGGGCGAGCGCCCAGCCCGGCACGCTGTCCGGCGGCATCGAGGCCAAGAAGCTCTCGTTCCGCTACACCGAGGACGGCCCGCTCGTTCTCGACGGTGTCTCGCTGCGGGTCCAGCCGGGTGAGTTCGTGGCCGTCGTCGGCCCGAGCGGTTGCGGAAAGTCGACCCTGCTGCGGCTCCTCATCGGCTTCGACAAGCCGTCCGCGGGCAGTGTGCTCTACGACGGTCAAGACCTGTCCGCCCTGGACCAGGCGGCGGTGCGCCGTCAGTGCGGGGTCGTCCTGCAGAACGCCCAGCCGCTCACCGGATCGATCCTGGACTGCATCTGCGGCGCCGAGTCCTTCACCCAGGAAGAAGCCTGGGCGGCCGCCGAGATGGCGGGCCTGGCCGAGGACATCAAGCGGATGCCGATGGGCCTGCACACCATGATCTCCGGCGGTGGGGCGATCTCCGGCGGTCAGCGGCAGCGCCTGATGATCGCCCAGGCACTGGTCCGCCGCCCCCGGATCCTGTTCTTCGACGAGGCCACCAGCGCCCTGGACAACGAGACCCAGCGCATTGTCATCGACAGCACCCGCCAGCTCAGCGCCAGCCGCCTGGTCATCGCCCACCGGCTCTCCACGGTCATGGACGCCGACCGTGTGATCGTGATGGCGGACGGCCGGATCGTCGAGCAGGGCGCCCCGGCCGACCTGCTCGCCGACACCGGCGGCCACCTGCACGACCTGGTACGACGTCAGCTGACCTGA